One segment of Arvicanthis niloticus isolate mArvNil1 chromosome 5, mArvNil1.pat.X, whole genome shotgun sequence DNA contains the following:
- the Ncbp1 gene encoding nuclear cap-binding protein subunit 1 isoform X2, producing MIRQLKESLKANNYNEAVYLVRFLSDLVNCHVIAAPSMVAMFENFVSVTQEEDVPQVRRDWYVYAFLSSLPWVGKELYEKKDAEMDRIFSTTESYLKRRQKTHVPMLQVWTADKPHPQEEYLDCLWAQIQKLKKDRWQERHILRPYLAFDSILCEALQHNLPPFTPPPHTEDSVYPMPRVIFRMFDYTDDPEGPVMPGSHSVERFVIEENLHCIIKSYWKERKTCAAQLVSYPGKNKIPLNYHIVEVIFAELFQLPAPPHIDVMYTTLLIELCKLQPGSLPQVLAQATEMLYMRLDTMSTTCVDRFINWFSHHLSNFQFRWSWEDWSDCLTQDLESPKPKFVREVLEKCMRLSYHQHILDIVPPTFSALCPANPTCIYKYGDESSNSLPGHSVALCLSVAFKSKATNDEIFSILKDVPNPNQVDDDDEGFRFNPLKIEVFVQTLLHLAAKSFSHSFSALAKFHEVFKTLAESDKGKLHVLRVMFEVWRNHPQMIAVLVDKMIRTQIVDCAAVANWIFSSELSRDFTRLFVWEILHSTIRKMNKHVLKIQKELEEAKEKLARQHKRRSDDDDRSSDRKDGALEEQIERLQEKVESAQSEQKNLFLVIFQRFIMILTEHLVRCETDGTSILTPWYKNCIERLQQIFLQHHQIIQQYMVTLENLLFTAELDPHILAVFQQFCALQA from the exons ATGATTCGTCAACTTAAAGAGTCactaaaagcaaataattataATGAAGCTGTATATTTG GTCCGTTTCCTGTCTGATCTTGTGAATTGTCATGTGATTGCTGCCCCGTCTATGGTTGCTATGTTTGAGAATTTTGTAAGTGTAACTCAGGAAGAAGATGTGCCTCAA GTGCGGCGGGATTGGTATGTGTATGCGTTTCTGTCGTCCTTGCCCTGGGTTGGAAAGGAGTTGTATGAAAAGAAAGATGCAGAAATGGACCGCATCTTCTCCACCACTGAAAGCTATCTCAA aAGACGCCAGAAGACTCACGTGCCCATGTTACAAGTATGGACTGCCGATAAACCACATCCACAAGAAGAG TATTTAGATTGCCTGTGGGCCCAGATTCAGAAATTGAAAAAAGACCGGTGGCAGGAAAGGCACATCCTAAGACCCTACCTTGCCTTTGACAGCATCCTCTGTGAAGCACTACAGCACAACCTGCCTCCTTTCACACCACCGCCTCACACGGAGGACTCGGTGTACCCGATGCCCAGGGTCATCTTCAGGATGTTTGACTACACAGATGACCCAGAG GGTCCTGTTATGCCAGGGAGCCATTCAGTAGAGAGGTTTGTCATAGAAGAGAATCTTCATTGCATCATAAAATCCTactggaaggaaaggaagacttG CGCTGCACAGCTGGTGAGCTATCCGGGGAAGAACAAGATCCCCTTGAACTACCACATAGTGGAG GTGATCTTTGCAGAGCTGTTTCAGCTTCCAGCACCTCCTCACATTGACGTGATGTACACTACACTGCTAATCGAACTCTGCAAACTTCAGCCGGGCTCTCTGCCCCAAGTG CTTGCGCAGGCAACTGAGATGCTATACATGCGTCTGGACACGATGAGTACCACGTGTGTAGACAG GTTTATTAATTGGTTTTCTCATCATCTAAGTAATTTTCAATTTCGTTGGAGCTGGGAAGATTG GTCAGATTGTCTTACTCAGGATCTTGAAAGTCCCAAACCAAAGTTTGTAAGAGAAGTTCTAGAGAAATGTATGAG GTTGTCTTACCATCAACATATATTAGATATTGTTCCTCCCACCTTCTCAGCTCTGTGTCCTGCAAACCCAACCTGCATTTACAAGTATGGAGATGAAAGTAGCA ATTCTCTTCCTGGACATTCCGTGGCACTCTGTTTATCTGTTGCTTTTAAAAGTAAGGCAACCAATGATGAAATCTTCAGCATTCTGAAAGATGTACCAAATCCTAACCAGGTTGATGATGATG atgaAGGGTTCAGATTTAACCCTTTGAAAATAGAGGTCTTTGTCCAGACTCTGCTGCACTTAGCTGCCAAGTCCTTCAGTCACTCCTTCAGTGCCCTTGCAAA GTTTCATGAAGTTTTCAAAACTCTAGCAGAAAGCGATAAGGGGAAGCTCCATGTGCTGAGAGTTATGTTTGAAGTCTGGAGGAATCACCCACAG ATGATTGCTGTACTGGTTGATAAGATGATTCGTACACAGATTGTTGACTGTGCTGCAGTAGCAAACTGGATCTTCTCATCAGAGCTGTCCCGTGACTTTACAAG GTTGTTTGTGTGGGAAATTTTGCACTCTACAATTCGTAAGATGAACAAACATGTTCTGAAGATCCAGAAAGAGCTAGAAGAAGCTAAAGAGAAACTGGCAAGGCAGCACAAACGA CGCAGTGACGATGATGACAGGAGCAGTGACAGGAAGGATGGTGCCCTCGAGGAGCAAATAGAAAGGCTGCAGGAGAAGGTGGAGTCTGCTCAGAGCGAACAGAAAAACCTTTTCCTCGTCATCTTCCAG CGTTTCATCATGATCTTGACTGAGCACCTGGTACGATGTGAAACCGATGGAACCAGTATATTGACCCCATGGTATAAGAACTGCATAGAGAGGCTGCAGCAGATCTTCCTGCAG CATCACCAGATAATCCAGCAGTATATGGTGACCCTGGAGAACCTGCTCTTCACAGCTGAGTTAGATCCCCACATCCTGGCTGTGTTCCAGCAGTTCTGTGCTCTGCAGGCCTGA
- the Ncbp1 gene encoding nuclear cap-binding protein subunit 1 isoform X1, which produces MSRRRHSYENDGGQPHKRRKTSDANETEDHLESLICKVGEKSACSLESNLEGLAGVLEADLPNYKSKILRLLCTVARLLPEKLTIYTTLVGLLNARNYNFGGEFVEAMIRQLKESLKANNYNEAVYLVRFLSDLVNCHVIAAPSMVAMFENFVSVTQEEDVPQVRRDWYVYAFLSSLPWVGKELYEKKDAEMDRIFSTTESYLKRRQKTHVPMLQVWTADKPHPQEEYLDCLWAQIQKLKKDRWQERHILRPYLAFDSILCEALQHNLPPFTPPPHTEDSVYPMPRVIFRMFDYTDDPEGPVMPGSHSVERFVIEENLHCIIKSYWKERKTCAAQLVSYPGKNKIPLNYHIVEVIFAELFQLPAPPHIDVMYTTLLIELCKLQPGSLPQVLAQATEMLYMRLDTMSTTCVDRFINWFSHHLSNFQFRWSWEDWSDCLTQDLESPKPKFVREVLEKCMRLSYHQHILDIVPPTFSALCPANPTCIYKYGDESSNSLPGHSVALCLSVAFKSKATNDEIFSILKDVPNPNQVDDDDEGFRFNPLKIEVFVQTLLHLAAKSFSHSFSALAKFHEVFKTLAESDKGKLHVLRVMFEVWRNHPQMIAVLVDKMIRTQIVDCAAVANWIFSSELSRDFTRLFVWEILHSTIRKMNKHVLKIQKELEEAKEKLARQHKRRSDDDDRSSDRKDGALEEQIERLQEKVESAQSEQKNLFLVIFQRFIMILTEHLVRCETDGTSILTPWYKNCIERLQQIFLQHHQIIQQYMVTLENLLFTAELDPHILAVFQQFCALQA; this is translated from the exons ATGTCGCGGAGGCGGCACAGCTACGAAAACGATG GTGGACAGCCTCACAAAAGGAGGAAGACATCTGATGCAAATGAAACTGAAGATCATTTGGAATCTTTAATATGCAAAGTAGGAGAAAAG AGCGCCTGCTCTTTAGAGAGCAATCTCGAAGGCCTGGCTGGTGTTTTAGAAGCTGATCTTCCTAACTACAAGAGCAAGATCTTAAGGCTCCTTTGTacagt TGCACGTCTGCTACCTGAGAAGCTGACAATTTATACAACATTAGTCGGACTGCTGAATGCCAGGAATTACAACTTTGGAGGAGAATTTGTAGAAGCAATGATTCGTCAACTTAAAGAGTCactaaaagcaaataattataATGAAGCTGTATATTTG GTCCGTTTCCTGTCTGATCTTGTGAATTGTCATGTGATTGCTGCCCCGTCTATGGTTGCTATGTTTGAGAATTTTGTAAGTGTAACTCAGGAAGAAGATGTGCCTCAA GTGCGGCGGGATTGGTATGTGTATGCGTTTCTGTCGTCCTTGCCCTGGGTTGGAAAGGAGTTGTATGAAAAGAAAGATGCAGAAATGGACCGCATCTTCTCCACCACTGAAAGCTATCTCAA aAGACGCCAGAAGACTCACGTGCCCATGTTACAAGTATGGACTGCCGATAAACCACATCCACAAGAAGAG TATTTAGATTGCCTGTGGGCCCAGATTCAGAAATTGAAAAAAGACCGGTGGCAGGAAAGGCACATCCTAAGACCCTACCTTGCCTTTGACAGCATCCTCTGTGAAGCACTACAGCACAACCTGCCTCCTTTCACACCACCGCCTCACACGGAGGACTCGGTGTACCCGATGCCCAGGGTCATCTTCAGGATGTTTGACTACACAGATGACCCAGAG GGTCCTGTTATGCCAGGGAGCCATTCAGTAGAGAGGTTTGTCATAGAAGAGAATCTTCATTGCATCATAAAATCCTactggaaggaaaggaagacttG CGCTGCACAGCTGGTGAGCTATCCGGGGAAGAACAAGATCCCCTTGAACTACCACATAGTGGAG GTGATCTTTGCAGAGCTGTTTCAGCTTCCAGCACCTCCTCACATTGACGTGATGTACACTACACTGCTAATCGAACTCTGCAAACTTCAGCCGGGCTCTCTGCCCCAAGTG CTTGCGCAGGCAACTGAGATGCTATACATGCGTCTGGACACGATGAGTACCACGTGTGTAGACAG GTTTATTAATTGGTTTTCTCATCATCTAAGTAATTTTCAATTTCGTTGGAGCTGGGAAGATTG GTCAGATTGTCTTACTCAGGATCTTGAAAGTCCCAAACCAAAGTTTGTAAGAGAAGTTCTAGAGAAATGTATGAG GTTGTCTTACCATCAACATATATTAGATATTGTTCCTCCCACCTTCTCAGCTCTGTGTCCTGCAAACCCAACCTGCATTTACAAGTATGGAGATGAAAGTAGCA ATTCTCTTCCTGGACATTCCGTGGCACTCTGTTTATCTGTTGCTTTTAAAAGTAAGGCAACCAATGATGAAATCTTCAGCATTCTGAAAGATGTACCAAATCCTAACCAGGTTGATGATGATG atgaAGGGTTCAGATTTAACCCTTTGAAAATAGAGGTCTTTGTCCAGACTCTGCTGCACTTAGCTGCCAAGTCCTTCAGTCACTCCTTCAGTGCCCTTGCAAA GTTTCATGAAGTTTTCAAAACTCTAGCAGAAAGCGATAAGGGGAAGCTCCATGTGCTGAGAGTTATGTTTGAAGTCTGGAGGAATCACCCACAG ATGATTGCTGTACTGGTTGATAAGATGATTCGTACACAGATTGTTGACTGTGCTGCAGTAGCAAACTGGATCTTCTCATCAGAGCTGTCCCGTGACTTTACAAG GTTGTTTGTGTGGGAAATTTTGCACTCTACAATTCGTAAGATGAACAAACATGTTCTGAAGATCCAGAAAGAGCTAGAAGAAGCTAAAGAGAAACTGGCAAGGCAGCACAAACGA CGCAGTGACGATGATGACAGGAGCAGTGACAGGAAGGATGGTGCCCTCGAGGAGCAAATAGAAAGGCTGCAGGAGAAGGTGGAGTCTGCTCAGAGCGAACAGAAAAACCTTTTCCTCGTCATCTTCCAG CGTTTCATCATGATCTTGACTGAGCACCTGGTACGATGTGAAACCGATGGAACCAGTATATTGACCCCATGGTATAAGAACTGCATAGAGAGGCTGCAGCAGATCTTCCTGCAG CATCACCAGATAATCCAGCAGTATATGGTGACCCTGGAGAACCTGCTCTTCACAGCTGAGTTAGATCCCCACATCCTGGCTGTGTTCCAGCAGTTCTGTGCTCTGCAGGCCTGA